GCCGGCGACCGAGCAAGCCGAGGACGCCGAGCCGGTGCCGCGCTCACCAGCCGCCCGCCCGGCCCCTGCCCGGCCCGCCCCACGCCAGGCTGCCCCTGCTGCGCGCCCGACCAATCCTCCCGCCCGTCCCGCGACCGCGCAGGCTCCGGCCACGCCGAGCGTGAGCCAGTCTGCCACCGCGACGGCGCGGCTGCCGAACGGCGCCTCTGCAGTCAACGAGGTCTATGGCGACTGGACCGTGGATTGCCGCATCAATGATGGCCAGAAGCTCTGCCTGCTGACCCAGTCACAGGGCGACAGCCGCACCAACCAGCGTGTCTTCGCGATCGAATTGCGCGCACCCAAGGATGGCCGCGCCGAAGGCACGATCCTCATGCCTTTCGGGGTCAAGCTCGAAAACGGCGCCGTGCTCAAGCTCGACGAGAAGGATCTCGGCCAGGGCCTGCGTTTCTCGACCTGCGTCCCGGCCGGCTGCCTGCTGCCGATTTCCTTCCCGACCGTGGCGACCGACGCGATAAAGGGCGGCAAGACGCTGACCGCGGCGGCCCTCAACCTGTCCAGCAACGACGTGGTCTCGTTCAACATCGCGCTGAACGGCTTCGGCCCGGCGCTCGACCGGCTGGTGCAGCTGGCGAATTGAAGCGCCATCGGCGCGATTTTCGAATGTCCCGAGCATCTCCATCGAGACGCTCGGGACCAGGTGTTGTCGATCGGGATCGGCGCGGCCGTCGTGAGGCCGTTCAGATCTTGGCGCGCGGATCGTGCTTGGCGAGGCGGCCGAGCAGGTAGTCGACCTCGGCCTTGGCGGCAGCGGTCAGGCCGGGGCCCGGCTTGCGTTGGGCGTCGCTCGCCAGGATGCCGCGCTTCATCATCACATATTTGCGCACGGCAAGGCCGACGCCCTGCTGCTGCTCATAGCGCAGCAGCGGCAGATGCGCGTCGAAGATGTCGTGGGCATCGTCGCGGCGGCCGGCCTTACCGGCCTTGACCACGTCGATCAGCAGCTCCGGGAAGGCGTAGCCGGTATTGGCGCCGTCGGCGCCGCGCTCCATCTCGAAATCGAGGAAGAGCCCGCCATTGCCGGTCAGGATCGCGACGCGACGCAGCGAGCCTTCGACCTCGAACTTGCGCAGCGCCGAGATCTTCTCGAGGCCCGGCCAGTCCTCATGCTTCAGCATCACGCAGGAGGGGTTGTCCTGGATGATCTTGCGGATCACGGCCGGCGTCATCACCACCGAAAGCGTCAGTGGGTAATCCTGGATGACGAAGGGAATATCCGTGCCGATCGCTTCGACCGCCTGCGCGTAATAGCCGGTGATCTGGTCGTCGGTGCGCAGGTTCGTCGGCGGGGCGATCATCACGCCGCCGGCGCCCAATTCCATCACCTGCCGCGCCAGCGAGCGCATCGCCGCAAAGCCGGGGGCGGACACACCGACAATGATCGGCTTGCCGCCCATCTTCGCGACCGCACGCTTGACCAGGCCGATCGATTCCTCCGGCTCGAGCTTGGGCGCCTCGCCCATGATACCGAGTACGGTGACACCGTCCGAGCCGATGCCATGGTAGAACTCGAAGAGCCGGTCGGCCGAGGTCCAGTCGACGCTGCCATCCGGGTTGAACGGGGTCGGCGCGATCGGGAAGACGCCGGAGGCTTCGGTGGTCAAAGGCATGGTGTTTCTCCTGGAGCCGGCAGCTCAGACGATCCTGGTGCGGACGGTGCCGACGCCGGCGATGACGCCTTCGAGCAGATCGCCCTTGACGACGGCGGCGACGCCCTCCGGCGTGCCGGTCATGATCAGGTCGCCGGGCGCCAGCGTGACGAAATTGGAGAGATAGGCGATCGTCTCAGGCACGTTCCAGATCATCTTGGCGAGGTCCGAGCTCTGGCGGACCGTGCCGTTGACCTTGAGCTCGATCAGGCCCTTATCGGGATGGCTGACCTTGGCGGCAGGGACGATCTCGCCGATCGGCGCGGAAGAGTCGAAGCCCTTACCCATGTCCCAGGGCTTGCCGGCCTTCTTGGCAGCGCCTTGCAGGTCGCGGCGGGTCATGTCGAAGCCGGCGGCATAACCGAAAACATGGGAGAGAGCGTCGGCTTCAGTAATGTCCTTGCCGCCCTTACCGATCGCGACGACCAGCTCCATCTCGTGATGGAGATCGGCGGTCTTGGGCGGATAAGGCATGTCAGCACCGCCGGTCAGCACGGCGTCTGACGGCTTGGTGAAGAAGAACGGCTCCTCGCGATCGGGATCGCCGCCCATTTCGCGTGTGTGCTCGGCGTAATTGCGGCCAACGCAGAAGATGCGGCGCACCGGGAAGAGCCCGCCACCGGCCACCGGGATGGCGGCGACCTTCGGCTGGTCGATGACATAGCTGGACATGGGTGCGCCCCGTTCGAGAAATCCGGGATCGTTCATGCGGGAGCACGCCCGCCGGGGCAAGTGGCGGGCATGCGATGGCGGGCCTGCGCTCCTCGCAATGAAGCCTACGACGCCTTCGGCAGATCCGGCACCTTGTAGGCGGTCGTCGCCTTGATCCGCTCCATGGCGAAGCGCGAGGTGACGTTCTTGAGCGGGATCGTCTCGATCAGCTTCTTGTAGAAGGTGTCGTAGGCGGCCATGTCGGCGACGACGACGCGCAGCATGTAATCGACATCGCCGGCCATCCGGTAGAACTCGATCACCTCCGGCATGGCCGCGACGCTCTGCGCGAACTTCTCCAGCCAGGGCCCGGAATGATCGGCCGTCTCGATCTGGACGAAGACGGTGAGCCCCAATCCGATCTTCTCGGGCGCGACGAGGGCGACGCGCTTGATGATCACCCCGGTCTGCTCGAGGCGCTGGATGCGCTTCCAGCATGGAGTCTGCGACAGCCCGACCCGATCGGCGAGCTCCGCAATCGAGATATTGGAGTCTGCCTGCAGCACGGTCAGAATCTTGCGATCAATGGCGTCCATCTCTCGATCCATAGCGATAGAGAAAAAACTCTTTGCCACACCGAGGCAATGGAGAATTTTCTTCTTTTTGAAGGGCGATGCTTGTCTTTAGATAGAAAATCCTTTTATCAGACGTCAATAGGTTAGATATCACACACCATCTGGGGAATTAGATCATGGACCGCCGCCAGTTCCTGCTTGCCGGCTCGTCGCTCGCCGCCACGCTGCCGTTTGGCGCTCGCGCCCAGGAGGCGGTCGCGGCTCGGATCGGCTACATCCCGGTCATCGGCACCGCCCCGATCTTCGTCGCCAGTGGCGAGGGTTGGCTGAAGCAGGCCGGCATCACCCCGACATTCACGGTGTTCGAATCCGGCCCGAACATGATCCAGGCGCTCGCCTCGGGCACGATCGACCTTTATGTCGCCGGCGTCGCCCCGCTCGCCGTCGCCCGCTCGCGCGGCGTCGACATCCGCGTCGTCGCCTCGACCGCGACCGGCGAGAACGTCTTCGTCGCCGCGCCTGCTCTGGCGAAGTTCTTCACCACCGGTACCAGCGCGGCCGCCGCCTTCAAGGCGCACAAGGCCGCGACCGGCAAGCCGGCGCGCCTCGCCACCCAGCCGGCCGGCTCGGTGCCCAACACAGTGCTGCAATACTGGCTCTGGGAGGTCGCCAAGGCTGACAAAAGCGATGTCGAGATCGTGCCGATGGGCATCGACGCGACCCAGCAGGCGGTGCTCGCCGGCGCCGTCGAAGGCGCGATCGTACGCGAGCCGGCTCTCACCATCATCCAGACCCGCAACCCCGGCATCAAGCTGATCGCCGGCGGCGAGGACGTCTTCCCCGGCCAGCCCGGCACGGTCGTCGCCGTCTCCGGCGCCTTCGCCACCAAGAATGCCGCCGCCGTGCAAGGACTGGTCTCCGGCCTGGTCAAGGCCGCCGATGTCCTGATCAAGGCGCCGGCGAAGGCTGCCCCCCATGTCGGGGCTGCGCTCGGGAAGGGCATCGTCGACCCTGCTCTGATCGAGAAGGCGTTGACCTCGCCGGCGACCCGCTTCGAGATCGATCCGCGCAAGATCATCGAGCCGGCCCGCGCCATGCAGGCCTATCAGGTCAAGCTTGGCTCGCTCGAGAAGGAACTTCCGTTCGACGGCCTGTTCGAGACGCAGTATTACGAGCGCGCGATCAAGGGCTGACGGGGCTTAAGGACTTGCGTTCACTTCGGGCTCCGGCCCTTGCCCTGACGGGCCTCGTCGCCTTCCTCCTGCTGTGGGAGGCGATTCCCTATTTCGGCCTGGTCAACCCGGCCTTCCTGCCGGGGCCGAGCGCCTTGCCCAGCGCCTTCCTGCGCGAGGTCAAGTCCGGCGCCTGGCTCTCGGCGATCATGGGCTCGCTGGGCCATTACTTCATCGGCCTCTTCACCGGCGCCGGCCTCGGCATCGCGCTCGGTGTCTTCACCGGCATGTCCCGGATCGCCGAGGAGACGACCGCCTGGGTGGTCCGTTTGCTGCGGCCGATCCCCGGCCTTGCCTGGGTGCCGTTCGCGATCATCTGGTTCGGCGTCAACCCGCAGGCTGCGGTGTTCATCATTGCAATCGGCGTGTTCTGGATCGTCTTCTTCGCCGCCCAGGGCGCGATCCGCGGCGTCGACCGCGACCTGATCGAAGTCGCCGACGCCTTCGGCTTCCGCTCGCCGCTGCAGCGCCTCAGCAAGATCCTGCTGCCGGCGGCGCTGCCCGGCATCCTGATCGGCGTGCGCACCGCGCTCGGCCAGGCCTGGATGGCGGTGGTCGCAGCCGAGATTTTTGGCGTCGCCGGCGTCGGCCAGCGCATGATGCAGGCCTCCAGCCTGCTCGCGACCGATCTCGTCGTGATCTACATGCTGACCATGGCGGCACTCTACGGCCTGCTCGACACGCTGTTCGTCGCCTTCCAGGGATGGGTGCTGCGTTGGAAAGCGTGATCGACATCAAGGAGCTGTCGCTCACCTTCACCCGCGACGGCGAAGCGACCGAGGTCCTGCGCAAGCTCAACCTCTCGGTGGCACCGGGCGAATTCCTCGCCATCGTCGGCCCCTCCGGCGTCGGCAAGTCGACGCTGCTGCGCGTCATCGCCGGCCTTGCCCGTCCGAGCGGCGGCGAGGTCGTGGTCAACGCCAGGGACAATACGAGGCGCCCGGTCGCGCTGGTCTTCCAGGATTCGCGATTGCTGCCCTGGCGCAGCGTGATCGCCAATGTCGGCCTCGGCCTCGAAGGTCAGAAGCCGCGGGCCGAGCGCCTCGCCAAGGCGCAGCAGATGCTCGATCTCGTCGGCCTCGGCCATCTCGCCCAGCGCTGGCCGCACCAGCTCTCCGGCGGCCAGCGCCAGCGCGTCTCGCTGGCGCGCGCGCTCGCGGTCGAGCCCGAGATCCTGCTGATGGACGAGCCTTTCTCGGCGCTCGACGCGCTGACGCGCGAGACCTTGCAGGACGAACTGATCGAGGTTCGCCGGCGCACCGGCAAAACCGTGCTGTTCGTCACCCACGACATCGACGAAGCCGCCTATCTCGCCGACCGGGTCGTGGTGCTCTCGGGTGCTCCCGGCCAGATCATCGCCGAGCACAGGATCACGGCAGCTCATCCACGCCGGCGCGGTGCGGAAGCCGAGGCGCAGATCGTGCGGGCCGTGCGCGTCGATCTCGGCGCCGACATCGTCAGCGACGGCGCCGCGATCTGAGCGGCGCGCCTCGGCGCTTACGCGAATTCGCGCCCGACTTGTTACTCTCAGCCGGCTGAAGCATCCGGCTACGGTTCTCCCCATCGCACCACACGAGAGGAGAACGCCATGACCGACAGCAACTACACCCTCAGCTTCACCGTCCCGCAGTCGCCGGACACCGTCTTCGCCGCCATCGCCAATGTGCGCGGCTGGTGGTCGCAGGAGATCAGCGGCAGCACCGAGCATGTCGGCGACGTCTTCGCCTACCGCTACCAGGACCTGCATCGCTGCAGGATCGCAGTCATCGAGGCGACCCCGAACCGGAAGATCGTCTGGCACGTGCTCGACAACTATTTCAGCTTCACGCAGGACGAGACCGAGTGGAAGGGCACGGACATCGTCTTCGACATCGCCGGCAAGGGCGATCTCACCGAGATCACCTTCACGCATCGCGGCCTGGTGCCGACCTATGAATGCTTCGAGGCCTGCTCGCAGGGCTGGCGCATGTATGTCGAAGGCAGCCTTCGCGACCTGATCATGACCGGCAAGGGCCGCCCGAACATCGGCGAGGCGATGACCGAGAGCGAGCGCACCCTCGCCGCCTGAGCGCATCGGCCATGGAATGGAGGGACGCCGAACGCGCGCTTCGGCGTTCCCCATGCAGAAAATTCGTTCGCCTTTACGAACGCAAGCGGCAGTGATATTCCCTTCGTCCGTTATACCGAACGAACCGGACGAGATATCATGGCGAACGACGCGACCGGCGCGGCAGCGCTGCACCCTGAAACCCAGCTCGTCCACGCCGGCACGCTGCGCTCGCAGTTCGGCGAGACCTCGGAAGCTCTCTTCCTGACCCAAGGCCATGTCTATGACAGCGCCGAGCAGGCCGAGGGCCGCTTCCTCAACACCGATCCGGGCTTCCAGTACGGGCGCCTCTCCAACCCGACCGTCGCCATGCTGGAGCAGCGCATGGCGACCTTCGAGGGCGCCGAGGCCTGCCGC
This genomic interval from Bosea sp. 29B contains the following:
- a CDS encoding ABC transporter permease, whose product is MRSLRAPALALTGLVAFLLLWEAIPYFGLVNPAFLPGPSALPSAFLREVKSGAWLSAIMGSLGHYFIGLFTGAGLGIALGVFTGMSRIAEETTAWVVRLLRPIPGLAWVPFAIIWFGVNPQAAVFIIAIGVFWIVFFAAQGAIRGVDRDLIEVADAFGFRSPLQRLSKILLPAALPGILIGVRTALGQAWMAVVAAEIFGVAGVGQRMMQASSLLATDLVVIYMLTMAALYGLLDTLFVAFQGWVLRWKA
- a CDS encoding fumarylacetoacetate hydrolase family protein: MSSYVIDQPKVAAIPVAGGGLFPVRRIFCVGRNYAEHTREMGGDPDREEPFFFTKPSDAVLTGGADMPYPPKTADLHHEMELVVAIGKGGKDITEADALSHVFGYAAGFDMTRRDLQGAAKKAGKPWDMGKGFDSSAPIGEIVPAAKVSHPDKGLIELKVNGTVRQSSDLAKMIWNVPETIAYLSNFVTLAPGDLIMTGTPEGVAAVVKGDLLEGVIAGVGTVRTRIV
- a CDS encoding dihydrodipicolinate synthase family protein, whose product is MPLTTEASGVFPIAPTPFNPDGSVDWTSADRLFEFYHGIGSDGVTVLGIMGEAPKLEPEESIGLVKRAVAKMGGKPIIVGVSAPGFAAMRSLARQVMELGAGGVMIAPPTNLRTDDQITGYYAQAVEAIGTDIPFVIQDYPLTLSVVMTPAVIRKIIQDNPSCVMLKHEDWPGLEKISALRKFEVEGSLRRVAILTGNGGLFLDFEMERGADGANTGYAFPELLIDVVKAGKAGRRDDAHDIFDAHLPLLRYEQQQGVGLAVRKYVMMKRGILASDAQRKPGPGLTAAAKAEVDYLLGRLAKHDPRAKI
- a CDS encoding ABC transporter ATP-binding protein, encoding MGAALESVIDIKELSLTFTRDGEATEVLRKLNLSVAPGEFLAIVGPSGVGKSTLLRVIAGLARPSGGEVVVNARDNTRRPVALVFQDSRLLPWRSVIANVGLGLEGQKPRAERLAKAQQMLDLVGLGHLAQRWPHQLSGGQRQRVSLARALAVEPEILLMDEPFSALDALTRETLQDELIEVRRRTGKTVLFVTHDIDEAAYLADRVVVLSGAPGQIIAEHRITAAHPRRRGAEAEAQIVRAVRVDLGADIVSDGAAI
- a CDS encoding Lrp/AsnC family transcriptional regulator; this translates as MDAIDRKILTVLQADSNISIAELADRVGLSQTPCWKRIQRLEQTGVIIKRVALVAPEKIGLGLTVFVQIETADHSGPWLEKFAQSVAAMPEVIEFYRMAGDVDYMLRVVVADMAAYDTFYKKLIETIPLKNVTSRFAMERIKATTAYKVPDLPKAS
- a CDS encoding SRPBCC domain-containing protein; its protein translation is MTDSNYTLSFTVPQSPDTVFAAIANVRGWWSQEISGSTEHVGDVFAYRYQDLHRCRIAVIEATPNRKIVWHVLDNYFSFTQDETEWKGTDIVFDIAGKGDLTEITFTHRGLVPTYECFEACSQGWRMYVEGSLRDLIMTGKGRPNIGEAMTESERTLAA
- a CDS encoding ABC transporter substrate-binding protein, with the protein product MDRRQFLLAGSSLAATLPFGARAQEAVAARIGYIPVIGTAPIFVASGEGWLKQAGITPTFTVFESGPNMIQALASGTIDLYVAGVAPLAVARSRGVDIRVVASTATGENVFVAAPALAKFFTTGTSAAAAFKAHKAATGKPARLATQPAGSVPNTVLQYWLWEVAKADKSDVEIVPMGIDATQQAVLAGAVEGAIVREPALTIIQTRNPGIKLIAGGEDVFPGQPGTVVAVSGAFATKNAAAVQGLVSGLVKAADVLIKAPAKAAPHVGAALGKGIVDPALIEKALTSPATRFEIDPRKIIEPARAMQAYQVKLGSLEKELPFDGLFETQYYERAIKG
- a CDS encoding invasion associated locus B family protein is translated as MTKANLLLGTALLAGWISLPAVSALAQAEPPATEQAEDAEPVPRSPAARPAPARPAPRQAAPAARPTNPPARPATAQAPATPSVSQSATATARLPNGASAVNEVYGDWTVDCRINDGQKLCLLTQSQGDSRTNQRVFAIELRAPKDGRAEGTILMPFGVKLENGAVLKLDEKDLGQGLRFSTCVPAGCLLPISFPTVATDAIKGGKTLTAAALNLSSNDVVSFNIALNGFGPALDRLVQLAN